A window of the Microtus pennsylvanicus isolate mMicPen1 chromosome 4, mMicPen1.hap1, whole genome shotgun sequence genome harbors these coding sequences:
- the LOC142849084 gene encoding uncharacterized protein LOC142849084 yields MWMVVTNDQTQKLAVLCQKEDQNVPQQHHREDRDREKGKKSNHKKSERHVAATTVSLLTAGSYLAVGRAGTLPYLEAPRPVASSPTRCRKGAPGAQDLCPRGPGPSVPQAAAGLCLLLERRSGSIWGCEPESGRGDERDRERPSFGGLASTTLSWPIFLLQLDFPGRVTADRKLLVPERPPGGEGKEVGWKEVDPEGRREQSAPGKQLACPPAGTVSRSAIAGAGAPAGPARRGESPAATAPPHALPRRREPGAGRGRLWRCLRADPRRPRPPLRGRLSHRPGLRRGPAEAAPACEQRANEAGAQRRAAGAGVRRAAEEGRRLMNINRAAA; encoded by the exons atgtg GATGGTGGTGACAAATGATCAGACACAAAAGCTGGCAGTGCTCTGCCAAAAAGAGGATCAAAATGTCCCTCAACAGCATCACCGAGAGGACAGAGACCGGGAGAAGGG aaaaaaaagcaaccacAAAAAATCTGAACGACACGTAGCCGCCACCACCGTGTCCCTGCTTACCGCAGGAAGCTACCTTGCAGTGGGGCGGGCAGGGACACTCCCTTATCTGGAAGCCCCACGTCCCGTAGCCTCTAGCCCCACCCGCTGCAGAAAAGGGGCCCCCGGCGCCCAAGACCTGTGTCCCCGCGGTCCCGGGCCCTCGGTCCCGCAGGCAGCTGCAGGGCTGTGCCTGCTCTTGGAGCGGCGCTCAGGAAGCATCTGGGGTTGTGAGCCCGAATCGGGGCGCGGGGACGAGAGGGACCGCGAGCGTCCAAGTTTCGGGGGCCTGGCGAGTACCACCCTGTCCTGGCCCATCTTCCTTCTCCAGCTTGACTTCCCGGGCCGGGTGACTGCAGACCGAAAACTCCTCGTCCCCGAGCGTCCcccgggaggggaggggaaggaggtggggtgGAAGGAGGTGGATCCAGAAGGAAGGCGCGAGCAGTCCGCCCCCGGGAAGCAGCTCGCGTGCCCGCCGGCCGGGACAGTCTCGCGCTCGGCGATCGCGGGAGCGGGGGCCCCGGCCGGCCCGGCCAGGCGAGGGGAGAGTCCGGCGGCCACCGCCCCGCCCCACGCCCTCCCGCGGCGCCGAGAGCCCGGGGCCGGCCGGGGCAGGTTGTGGCGCTGCCTGCGAGCGGACCCCCGTCGCCCGCGTCCTCCGTTGCGTGGTCGTCTCTCTCACCGCCCGGGGCTCAGGCGCGGGCCCGCGGAGGCCGCGCCCGCGTGTGAGCAGCGAGCGAACGAGGCCGGGGCACAAAGGCGGGCGGCGGGCGCCGGGGTCCGGCGGGCCGCGGAGGAGGGGCGGcgcctcatgaatattaaccgaGCCGCGGCCTAG